GTGAGGAAATTTTTTAATGAAAATTGATCACACGTGGTATCAACGCCCGGCGCATGTGCCGGAACATGACTCTGCCGGCGGCATTGTCGTGCACATTGCAAACGGCAAGATTTATTTTGCGTGCGCCGGAGAAACTGGACTCTCTGCCTATGTTTTGCCCAAAGGCCGGGTTGAGCCGGGTGAATCGCTCGAGCAAGCCGCGCGCCGCGAGATCGAAGAAGAAGCCGGGTTGGCGCGGCTCACTTTGCTCGATTTCCTGGGCACGCGCGAGCGCCTGGACTATGACAAACGTGCATGGAAAAAGATTCACTATTTCCTGTTTCTCACCGACCAAATCAACGGCCGGCCCACGGATCCGCAGCACGAAAGTGAGGTGAAATGGTTTCCCCTGGACGAGCTGCCGGAGATGTTCTGGCCCGAGCAGAGGCAGCTGGTGGAGGAAAATCGCGGGCGTATCGCAGAGTTGTTGAAAACAAAGCGAAGCGCCACTGCACACGACATTATATTTGCAACGCTAGCCCAGATTGACTATTTTTGCTCACCCGAACAGGAGAGCAGCGACAGGCCTGAAAATGCCAAACCAGCTTGAGCAAGAAACGGAAGAGAAGGTGCTATAGGAACGAACTTGAAGTAGCCTGGCTTTGAAAATATATCAGGAACTATTTGCAGAATTACCCAACGCGAACAAGCCGCAGCCAAAAAGAAAATTTCCAGCGGATAGAAAAACCCAACGGATGCGGGAGGCTTTATAAGTTGGGTATTTCTATCAGTTGGAAGAATCTATGCTTTTCGCAACGATTCAACTCTAAATAGATTAATGGATTCGTTATGGCAATCGACAAAGAGCTTTATCGTAAAATGCTGGAAGCGTATCGCGAGTGGAATGAGTTTGAGCTGGCTGATCGCGCGCGCAATGCCGGCAGGCTTTCACCGGAAGAGGCATGGCAACAGTACGTTGATTTGTGGGAGTTCGCCGTGAACTCGGCCCCGACCCAAAGCGATTTGCGGCTGAAACTGCGTCTGCAAGAATGGGAAGAATATTATGCCAAGATCGAAAAATTCGAAGCGTGGCGGCGCACGCGTACCCAAAAGACTCAAGGCGCCTTTGCGTAAAGCCATCAAAGTTTTGGAAGACAACGACCACCGCTATGCCGTTATCGGCGGGATTGCGCTCTCGCAATGGGGGGTGGTGAGAGTAACTCAGGATATTGATCTCAAGGTGTTGGTGTCGAATCTTGATTATGCCGGTGTTCGCGCGTTTTTGACGCGCGCTTTTCCCCAAGCCGCACGGCAAAACGCCCCGCAAAATCCCTTTATCGTCGTGGTGGAAATTGATGCAGTGATTGTCGATTTTCTCCTGACTGCTCCTGGCTACGAAGAACAGATCATCGCCCGCGCGGTCCCCCGCAATCTCAACGGGTTCTCCATTTGGGTTTGTTCTGCCGAAGATTTGATCATTCAAAAAGTGATTGCGGGCCGTGGCAAAGATTGGCCTGATGTTGAAGCCTTGTTGATTGAGCAGCGCGGCAAACTTGACGAAGCCTATATCGAAAACTGGCTGTCGCAGTTCGCCGAAGCGCTCGACAAACCCGAAATGTTGACGGAGTATCGGCGTCTGAATGACAAAGTTAAAGCCCTCACGTAATTCACCTTGATGGATTCTACCTGAAACTGGAAACTCCCATGCCCTCATCTCACCAACCCAGCATCATCGAACGCCTCGCCGAAAAATTACATCTCATCCCCAACTTGCACGAAGACCTCAGCGGTGAACTGCCGCGCCTCACGGAACCGGGCGATCTCACCAACTATCCGCCGCCGGAGAAATGGGATGATTGGGTCGAATACGAAGCCAAACGCTGGCCGCGTCGCGAGGCCAAGCATTATATGATCGTGCCCACGATTTGCTTCAACTGCGAAGCGGGCTGCGGCTTGTTGAGTTACATTGATAAACAAACTTTGCAAGTGCGCAAGTTCGAAGGCAATCCTTATCATCCCGGCAGCCGTGGCCGTAATTGCGCCAAAGGCCCGGCCACCATCAATCAAATCAACGACACCGACCGCATTCTTTATCCCATGAAACGCGCGGGCAAACGCGGCGAGGGCAAATGGCAGCGCGTGTCATGGGACAATGTGCTCGATGATATTGCCGGACGCATCCGCAAAGCATTGCTCGAAAAGCGCAACAATGAAATTGCGTATCATGTGGGCCGGCCGGGACACGAAGGCTACATGGATCGCATTCTGCAATCGTGGGGAGTTGATGGCCACAACAGCCACACGAATATTTGTTCCGCGGGCGCGCGTTTTGGTTATGCGATTTGGCACGGCTATGATCGGCCTTCGCCCGATCACGCCAATGCGCGTTTCATTTTGTTGATTAGTGCGCATCTCGAATCCGGGCATTATTTCAATCCGCATGCGCAGCGCATCATCGAAGGCATGATGAACGGCGCCAAGCTTGCGGTGATGGATCCGCGCCTGAGCAACACCGCGAGCATGGCGGATTATTGGATGCCCACGTATCCCGGCAGCGAAGCTGCGGTGCTGCTGGCGATGGCGAAAATCATCATCGATGAAAATCTCTACAACGAAAAATTCCTGCGCGATTGGGTGAACTGGCAGGAGTATTTGATGAAGGAACATGCGGCTGTGGAGGTGACGTTTGCGAACTTCATCGACGTGTTAAAAAATGAATACAAAGAATACACGCCGCAGTATGCCGAACAAGAAAGCGGCGTGCCCGCGCAAACCGTTGTTGACGTCGCGCGGCAAATTGGTGCAGCAGGCTCACGTTTCGCCACACACAATTGGCGCAGCGCGGGCAGCGGCAATCTCGGCGGCTGGGCGGTCGCGCGCTGTTTGCATTTTCTGAACGTGCTCACCGGCAGCGTCGGCACGGTAGGCGGCACCTCGCCGAGCGCGTGGAATAAATTCAAACCCAACGTGCCGAACAAAGCGCCCGCGCAAAAATTTTGGAACGAGTTGCATTTCCCCAACGAGTACCCGCTCGCGCATTACGAAATGAGTTTTCTGCTGCCGCATTTTTTGAAGGAAGGCCGCGGCAAGCTCGACGTGTATTTCACGCGCGTGTTCAATCCCGTGTGGACGTATCCCGACGGCTTTTCGTGGATCGAAGCGTTGAGTGATGAGAGCAAAGTCGGTTTGCACGCCGCGCTCACGCCCACGTGGAACGAAACCGCGTATTTCGCGGATTATGTTTTGCCCATGGGCCATGCGGGCGAGCGGCATGACATTGTGAGTTATGAAACGCATTCGGGTTTGTGGATCGGCTTTCGCCAGCCCGTGCTGCGCGAGGCGCGCCGCAAAATGGGCCGGCCCGTGCAATTCACCTATGAAGCCAATCCCGGCGAAGTTTGGGAAGAAGATGAGTTTTGGATCGAGTTGTCGTGGCGCATCGATCCCGACGGCAGTCTCGGCATCAAGAAGCATTTCATTTCGCCCTATCGGCCGGGCGAAAAGATAACGATTGATGAGTACTATCAATACATTTTCGAGCGCACGCCCGGCTTGCCGGAGAAAGCTGCTGAGCATAACTTGTCGCCGCTCGATTACATGCGCAAATTCGGCGCGTTCGAAGTGGAGCGCACTTCTTACAACAAACATCAATCGCCAATTCCCCAACAAGATTTAGAAGGCGCAAATGTCGATGCAACGACCAACATCATCACACGAAACGGCAAAGCCCTTGGCGTGATGGTCGACGGCGTGGCGCAAGCCGGTTTCAACACCCCGTCGCGCAAGCAGGAGTTTTATTCGCAAACCATGGTGGATTGGCGCTGGCCGGAATACAAAATTCCCACATACATCAAAAGCCACATTCATCAAGAGCAGATTGATTTTGACAAGGGCGAGTTCCCGCTCGTGCCCACGTTCCGCTTGCCCACATTGATTCACTCGCGCTCGGGCAACGCGAAGTGGCTGTATGAAATTTCCAATCGAAATCCCGTGTGGATGCACACTACCGACGCCGCGCGCCTCGGTATCAAAACCGGCGATTTAGTTCGTGTAAACACGGAAATCGGCTACTTCGTCGATCGCGTGTGGGTGACGGAAGGCATGAAACCCGGTGTGGTGGCGTGCTCGCATCATCTCGGCAGATGGCGGCGTGCGCAGGATCCCGCAGGCAATCGCTGGGCAACGAGTCTCGTGAAGATTGAGCAGTTGGGGCAAGGGGCGGAAGGCAAGGGGCAAGAGGCAAGGGGCATGGGGCAAGGGGCAACCGGTAACGAGCAACCGGCAACCAGCCAATGGCGCATCCGCCTGCTCGACAACATTCGCCCCTACAAAAGCACTGACACCGATTCTTCGCGCATCTTTTGGAGCGATGGCGGCGTGCATCAGAACATCACCTTTCCGGTGCACCCCGATCCCATCAGCGGCATGCACTGCTGGCATCAAAAAGTGCGCATTGAGAAAGCGCATGCGGATGATCGTTATGGCGATGTGTTTGTCGATACAGAAAAGTCGTTCGTGATTTATCGCGAATGGCTCAAACTTGCCCGGCCGGCGCCGGGGCCTAGTGGTTTGAGAAGGCCGTCGTGGATGAATCGTCCGCTCCGGCCGGTGGAAGAGATGTTTTATTTGTAGAGACGCCCCGGCGGGGCGTCTCTACGTGCGGCGAAACAACGACTGCAGAGACGTTCCGGCGGAACGTCGCCAATGTCCCCACCGCGCGTTTGCAACCCAATTCCTCGGATCAATTATTGGGCAATTCAAATCGATCTGGCACCAAACGCATTTGGGCGGCAGGGTTCCGCGATTTTTCCTGGCAGTCGCGATTTTATGATCACATCATTCGCGATGAAAAATCATTGCAGAAGATACGGGAATACATTATCAATAACCCGTTGCGGTGGGAAGAGGATAAAGAGAACCGTGCCAATATTTTTATGTGATGGCGATATCCAGAGGCCTGGGGGGCAACGACCGTAAAGTCGCCCCGGCGGCAAAGACGTTTTTGACGGGTGGGGACGAGATAAACGGTAGAGACGCCCCCCGGGTCTCCTCCACGGTGTGTCCAATCGAGACGGTTTAATACGTTGAGGCGTTGTAGAGACGTTCCGCCAGTGGAAATGTTCTGACGGGTGTAGGCGACACAACGGTAGAGACGTTCCAGCAAAACATCTCTACGCTCAAAGACACCCTGACAGGGGCCTTTACGCATTCATAAAAATACTTTCACCAGGTATCGACAACCGGAGGGGTTTGATGAGCGCTCATTTGGATCGTGCGCAGATTTTGTTGGAACAATCGCGTTTTGAATTGGCAGAAAAAGAATTGCGCCTGGAATTGGCGGATGATCCGGATCATCCGCTCGCGCATGCTTTGCTGGCGCTATGTTTGGCGCGCACGAAAAATTTCAAATACGCGCTGTCCGAGGCCAAACTTGCGATACATCTCGGCCCGGATTTGGCGTTTGCCCATTATGTTTTTGCAAGTGTGCTCGATGATCAAGAACGCTACGCCGAGGCTGAAACCGCTGTGCAGGAAGCCCTGCGTCTCGATCCCGAAGATCCGGATTATTTTGCCATGCTCAGTCAGATCAAGTTGAACCAGCGCCAGTGGCCCGAGGCGCTGGAGGCGGCTGAGCACGGCCTGCAACTCGATTCTGAGCATGTCAGTTGCACGAACCTGCGCGCGATCGCGTTGGTGAAGCTGAATCGCAAAGAAGAAGCCGGGGCCACGATTGCCACGGCGCTGCGGCGCGATCCGGAAAACGCCGTCTCGCACGCGAATCAGGGCTGGACGTTGCTGCAGCGCAATGAACCGGAAAAAGCCATGGAGCATTTCCGCGAAGCGCTGCGTCTTGACCCTGGGCTGGACTGGGCGCGCGAAGGCATTGTGGAGGCGCTTAAAGCACGGCATTTTATTTACCGCCTCATGCTCGGATATTTTTTTTGGATGTCGCGCTTGAGCAGCCGCGCGCAATGGGGCGTGGTCATCGGCGGCTATTTTGGCTATCGCATTTTGCTCTCGTTTGCTGAAAACAACCCGGCAGCAGCGCCGTTCATCTGGCCGGTTTTGATTCTTTATATTGTTTTCGCGGTGTTGACCTGGATCGCGCGCCCGCTGTTCAACTTGCTGCTGCGGCTGCATCGCTTTGGCCGCCTGGCGCTTTCGCGCGAGCAGATCGTTGCCTCGAATTGGGTGGGCGGATGCCTGGGGTTTGCGTTGCTCAATTTGGCCGTTTGGCTGCTGACGAAGCATCCCACCGCGTTAATCGCCGCGATTACCGGCGGCGCGATGGTGATTCCGATTGCCGGAAGTTTTTACGCCAGCGGAAAGCGGCGCCGCACGTTGATGATCTACACCCTGGTTTTGGCGGGATTGGCGATTGCGCTGCTCACACTCGATTTGTTTGACATTGCTCTCGCCAGTTCATTGTTCTGGATTTTTTTACTGGGCATCTTCGCGTTTCAATGGGTGGCGAATGCCTTGCTGATGCGGTGAATCTTCCGGTGCAAAGGTTCTCTGCGCGGTTGCAAAAATGCGGCGCGCGGAATGTTTCGTCCGGTGGCTTCTTTCAAAAATTCTTTTAAATCGCCCTCTTGATAAACTTCCGGCGCGATCGCAGCATGGCCGGCGCGATGCCATTTTACCAAACGGATTTTGCCCTCGGCAATCTCCAAATTGGTGAGGCCGTCATTATACAGCGCGCAACCGCTGTTGAAATACGCCGGCAGCGCTTTGCCCGCCGTTTCCACCGGAACGATTATGCCTTTGCGCTGTTTCTCCCGTTCTAATTTTTCCTGCAACGCCGCAAGCTGTTCGGCCAAATCTGCCAACAATTTTTTATCTGCGGTTGCATTCATCTGTTCTTCTAATTTTGCAATTTCCATGTGCAAGCGCTCGGCATACGAAAGCGAAGCAAAAATCGCGCGATGGGTGTGGCCGCAAATCAGCATCGTCTGATTCGCTTTGGCCCATTGATAGAGCTTGCGTTCATAATCGCGCGGCCGCTGGGATTGCGCGGCAGATTCATTTTGAAAGCCGAAGAGGCGCACCACCAGCGGTTCGATAATTTTGAACAAACGTACGGCCAGGCGCCGATACCACCAATGCCCACGGCTCTCATGCGGATCAGCCTGATGGCCGTGCGCCAGCAAAATGTGACGGCCAAGTTTGAGCGCTTCCACAGCTTGTCCGAGGTGATTTCTGCGCGCCGGCCGTGCGGGATCTAGCGGCGCTTCCCAGTCATAATCATGATTGCCGAATACACGATACAGCCGCCGGCGCGGAAACGCGCGCAATTGTTTGTAAACCGTGGCGCCATAGCGCGCGCGGATTTTGTCGAGATCGAATTGCCAAAGCTCTTCAATATCGCCGAGTAAAATGAGATAATAGCCCTGCTTGCGATAATGCCGCAAGGCATGCACTAATGGTTGTTCGTTGCGATGAAAATTGTCGGCCGGCCCGCCATTGCCGAGATGAACATCACTCAAAATGGCATAGCAGCGGTTTACTGGAAGGCGTCTGACTCGCGATGCAGGCGCTTGTAAAAGCGCATCCAGGCGGCGGAATTTGTTTCGAGTTTCCTTGAGCATGATTGACATTCTTCCTCGATGTTCTCGTTTAGCAGCTATTCCAATTACCGCCGATGCAGCAGCGCTCGGAATAGCCCATGTCATTAAAGGACGAATTGCGTTTTCAAAAAAGACACGCAATCAGAAAGAAGTTCTCGCTAAATTTATTCTCAAATCGGCGCGGCGGCGCAAGAAAGCTCATATTTAATTTCGACCAAAGAGAACAAAAATACACCCCGGTTGGTTTTGACCGGCAACCGTTGCCTCTCCGGCGCAATTCGCCGATGCTTTTCCTTCATCCGCCGAAAATGACGTAGCTTTTTGAAACGAAAGGCGTATATGTCGGCGAACTTGAAACTTTTTCAGGAGGCTCGTCATGGGTAGAACATCAAAACTTAGATTTGCCCCGCATTTTATTCTCGGCGCATTGTTGATTGCCGCCGGTGTGCTGGTTTTGTTGGACAACCTCGAGCTGGTTTATCTCGGGTCGATTTGGGAATTGTGGCGCTACTGGCCGTTGCTGCTCATTCTCCTCGGCGTTGGCAAGTTCTGGGAAGCCACCAGCATGAAAGAGCGCCGGGACGGTTTTTGGCTGATTGCCATTGGCGTTTGGCTGTTGGTTTCTTTCTTAGAAGTTTTTGGTTTGGGCTTTGGCGAAACCTGGCCGCTGCTCTTGATTGCTGCCGGCATCAGTTCGGTGTGGCAGGCCTTGTCGACCGAGCCGCGTCACGTCACCTCAAGCCGCAGGGAGAATAACGTATGAATGATCAAAAAGCGTTTCGCGTCACCCCCCAATTGGTGCTGGGTCTCGCGCTGATGTTGCTCGGCCTCATCTTTGTGCTGGATAATCTGGGCATCATTTATAAAGGCGATTACTTGCAATACTGGCCGGTGCTGCTCATTGCGCTCGGCGGGATCAAGTTCGCGCAAAGCCAGGGCGCGCCGGGCCGCGCCGGCGGCTTGTTGATCGCCGCGATCGGCGTGTTGTTGCTGTTGCGCAGCCTCGATTTTATCTATTTTCGCTTCTGGGATTTTTTCTGGCCGGTGTTGTTAATCTCGATTGGCGTGAGTATGTTGCTGCGCGCGTGGTCGCGCTATCGCGGCGGAGACAACGACCTGGCTTCCGACAATCGCATTAACGGCATGGCCATCATGGGCGGTTTTGAGCG
The Cytophagia bacterium CHB2 DNA segment above includes these coding regions:
- a CDS encoding NUDIX domain-containing protein; translation: MKIDHTWYQRPAHVPEHDSAGGIVVHIANGKIYFACAGETGLSAYVLPKGRVEPGESLEQAARREIEEEAGLARLTLLDFLGTRERLDYDKRAWKKIHYFLFLTDQINGRPTDPQHESEVKWFPLDELPEMFWPEQRQLVEENRGRIAELLKTKRSATAHDIIFATLAQIDYFCSPEQESSDRPENAKPA
- a CDS encoding formate dehydrogenase; protein product: MPSSHQPSIIERLAEKLHLIPNLHEDLSGELPRLTEPGDLTNYPPPEKWDDWVEYEAKRWPRREAKHYMIVPTICFNCEAGCGLLSYIDKQTLQVRKFEGNPYHPGSRGRNCAKGPATINQINDTDRILYPMKRAGKRGEGKWQRVSWDNVLDDIAGRIRKALLEKRNNEIAYHVGRPGHEGYMDRILQSWGVDGHNSHTNICSAGARFGYAIWHGYDRPSPDHANARFILLISAHLESGHYFNPHAQRIIEGMMNGAKLAVMDPRLSNTASMADYWMPTYPGSEAAVLLAMAKIIIDENLYNEKFLRDWVNWQEYLMKEHAAVEVTFANFIDVLKNEYKEYTPQYAEQESGVPAQTVVDVARQIGAAGSRFATHNWRSAGSGNLGGWAVARCLHFLNVLTGSVGTVGGTSPSAWNKFKPNVPNKAPAQKFWNELHFPNEYPLAHYEMSFLLPHFLKEGRGKLDVYFTRVFNPVWTYPDGFSWIEALSDESKVGLHAALTPTWNETAYFADYVLPMGHAGERHDIVSYETHSGLWIGFRQPVLREARRKMGRPVQFTYEANPGEVWEEDEFWIELSWRIDPDGSLGIKKHFISPYRPGEKITIDEYYQYIFERTPGLPEKAAEHNLSPLDYMRKFGAFEVERTSYNKHQSPIPQQDLEGANVDATTNIITRNGKALGVMVDGVAQAGFNTPSRKQEFYSQTMVDWRWPEYKIPTYIKSHIHQEQIDFDKGEFPLVPTFRLPTLIHSRSGNAKWLYEISNRNPVWMHTTDAARLGIKTGDLVRVNTEIGYFVDRVWVTEGMKPGVVACSHHLGRWRRAQDPAGNRWATSLVKIEQLGQGAEGKGQEARGMGQGATGNEQPATSQWRIRLLDNIRPYKSTDTDSSRIFWSDGGVHQNITFPVHPDPISGMHCWHQKVRIEKAHADDRYGDVFVDTEKSFVIYREWLKLARPAPGPSGLRRPSWMNRPLRPVEEMFYL
- a CDS encoding tetratricopeptide repeat protein; protein product: MSAHLDRAQILLEQSRFELAEKELRLELADDPDHPLAHALLALCLARTKNFKYALSEAKLAIHLGPDLAFAHYVFASVLDDQERYAEAETAVQEALRLDPEDPDYFAMLSQIKLNQRQWPEALEAAEHGLQLDSEHVSCTNLRAIALVKLNRKEEAGATIATALRRDPENAVSHANQGWTLLQRNEPEKAMEHFREALRLDPGLDWAREGIVEALKARHFIYRLMLGYFFWMSRLSSRAQWGVVIGGYFGYRILLSFAENNPAAAPFIWPVLILYIVFAVLTWIARPLFNLLLRLHRFGRLALSREQIVASNWVGGCLGFALLNLAVWLLTKHPTALIAAITGGAMVIPIAGSFYASGKRRRTLMIYTLVLAGLAIALLTLDLFDIALASSLFWIFLLGIFAFQWVANALLMR